The DNA region TATCGAACCGGCCGATCTGCAACCGCGCCCCCAATAATCGCGCCGGCGGCAAACGCACCCAACGGAAACCATACGCCGTTATATCGACGATACCCGCGGCGACGCTCGTAATATCCACGGTGGCCATTATAGTAAGCCTCATTCCCACGACGGTAAAATCCGTCCCGTCGGCGCCAGTCACCATCGCGTCGGCGATATTGTACAACTTCAACATCTTGCCCGAGTTGAGCGATTTGAGTATGCCGAGGTCCCGTAAAAGCTCCTGCGGGCGAGAATGAGGTCGCGAACAATGCTACCGAAAGCGCGAGGGGTGCGATATTCAAACCTAATATTTGCATCGTATTAGCCTTTCTATATGCCGTTTGCTTCACCGCCACTTGAACGACCCACTTCCGCCTATGTTCCTTAATTCCAGCGTCCGGGACCTTTGCGCTTCCGGCACAAGACCTTAGTCCGGTGCAGCATCGACCGATGCCCGCGACCTGTTAGTCGCCGGGCTCGACCCGAGCCGAAACGGATCCCACGTTGGTTACGAAAAAAATCATTGCAGAACTGCATGCCTTCCCAGACGCGCATTAGGCACTAGATTGGATGTAGAGACATGAAAGCGATATGAATGCCCGGCACCGAGGACGATTCAAAGCCAAAATGTGGTCGCGGAGGGCCCGACTCCGGGAAGTCGGGTACACCGCAAACAGGTCCTGACGAAGCCGAAAAGTCGCAGCCCTCGAGCGTTGAGGTATCTGCGCAATCAACCGATACAGTCATCCTTTCCACCGCGAAAGAGGATCTGTGGCCACCCTTTGGACAAAGCCGGCCAGCAGTTCAGCAAAGCGCGCCCTCGATGAAGAGGGAGAGACACGCGGTGTATCGCAGGCCGCGTTGGTCGCAATGACGCCCGATGGTGCAGTTGTCGCGATGGTGGGCGGACGCGACTATAAAGCCAGC from Pararhizobium qamdonense includes:
- a CDS encoding BA14K family protein produces the protein MQILGLNIAPLALSVALFATSFSPAGAFTGPRHTQIAQLGQDVEVVQYRRRDGDWRRRDGFYRRGNEAYYNGHRGYYERRRGYRRYNGVWFPLGAFAAGAIIGGAVADRPVRYGGSHVEWCANRYRSYRAYDNTYQPYNGPRRLCNSPY